In one Fodinicola acaciae genomic region, the following are encoded:
- a CDS encoding TetR/AcrR family transcriptional regulator has product MSSESRRSPTGEARQRDAERSRRLILQAAVAEFSANGFAGARVSRIADRAGVNKQLISYYFGGKQGLWEAVNETWWAVARTLYPERAPIADVVTNFAKGGAGNASSIRLLVWESIGDYGTGGEPKATEMRTTWMRNHVEDLRKRQQTGELPADVDPRAIALAFFAAAAAPALFPPIAEAMGIDEPLSTESVEWYAEQLGQLVRSLARP; this is encoded by the coding sequence GTGAGTAGCGAAAGCCGCCGCAGTCCGACCGGCGAGGCACGGCAGCGGGACGCCGAGCGGAGCCGGCGGCTGATCCTGCAGGCCGCGGTCGCCGAGTTCTCCGCCAACGGCTTCGCCGGCGCCAGAGTGAGCCGGATCGCCGACCGCGCCGGCGTCAACAAGCAGCTGATTTCCTATTACTTCGGCGGAAAACAGGGCCTGTGGGAGGCGGTCAACGAAACCTGGTGGGCGGTCGCGCGCACGCTCTACCCAGAGCGCGCCCCCATCGCGGACGTCGTGACCAATTTCGCCAAAGGCGGCGCCGGCAACGCGTCGTCGATCCGGCTGCTCGTGTGGGAGTCGATCGGCGACTACGGCACGGGCGGTGAGCCGAAGGCGACCGAGATGCGTACGACGTGGATGCGCAACCACGTCGAAGACCTGCGCAAACGGCAGCAGACCGGTGAGCTGCCGGCCGACGTCGACCCGCGTGCGATCGCGCTGGCGTTCTTCGCGGCCGCCGCCGCACCGGCGCTGTTTCCGCCGATCGCCGAGGCGATGGGGATCGACGAGCCGCTCTCGACCGAGTCCGTGGAGTGGTACGCCGAGCAGCTCGGCCAGCTCGTACGGTCATTGGCCAGACCCTGA